The Cyprinus carpio isolate SPL01 chromosome A9, ASM1834038v1, whole genome shotgun sequence genome window below encodes:
- the LOC109064884 gene encoding mitochondrial chaperone BCS1-like — translation MTLSDFIGALKDNPYFGAGFGLVGVGTALAVARKGAQVGMVFFRRNYMITLEVPSRDKSYHWLLSWITKHAKNTQHLSVETSYMQHESGRVHTQFDFHPSPGNHIIWYGRKWIRVERTREKQMVDLHTGTPWESVTFTALGRDRQIFFNILQEARELALRQEEGRTVMYTALGAEWRPFGFPRRRRPLSSVVLENGVAERIVDDVKEFIGNPKWYTDRGIPYRRGYLLYGPPGCGKSSFITALAGELGYSICLMSLSDRSLSDDRLNHLLSVAPQQSIILLEDVDAAFVSRELLTTENPLAYQGMGRLTFSGLLNALDGVASSEARIVFMTTNFIESLIQLLCDLAVWI, via the exons ATGACCCTGTCAGATTTCATTGGAGCTCTGAAGGACAACCCTTACTTTGGGGCAGGATTTGGACTAGTTGGTGTTGGTACAGCACTTGCAGTTGCCAGAAAGGGGGCACAGGTTGGCATGGTCTTCTTTAGGAGAAATTACATGATCACACTGGAGGTCCCAAGCAGAGATAAAAGTTATCACTGGCTCTTAAGCTGGATCACTAAACATGCCAAAAACACCCAGCATCTGAGTGTAGAGACctcatacatgcagcatgagagTGGACGAGTCCATACACAGTTTGACTTCCATCCGAGTCCAGGCAACCACATCATTTG GTATGGCAGGAAGTGGATCAGAGTGGAGAGGACCAGAGAAAAGCAGATGGTGGACCTGCACACTGGAACGCCCTGGGAGTCCGTCACCTTTACTGCTCTGGGCAGAGACCGGCAAATATTCTTCAACATACTTCAAGAAG CACGTGAACTTGCTTTAAGGCAGGAGGAGGGCCGAACTGTGATGTACACTGCACTTGGAGCAGAGTGGAGGCCATTTGGGTTTCCAAGGCGACGACGACCTCTGTCTTCAGTAGTGCTAGAGAATGGTGTGGCGGAGAGGATTGTGGATGATGTAAAGGAGTTCATTGGCAATCCTAAGTGGTACACTGACAGag GCATTCCATATAGAAGGGGATATCTGCTGTATGGACCCCCAGGCTGCGGAAAGAGCAGCTTTAT AACCGCGCTAGCAGGTGAGCTGGGTTACAGCATCTGTCTGATGAGTCTCAGTGACCGCAGCCTGTCTGACGATCGCCTCAACCACCTGCTGAGTGTCGCTCCACAGCAAAGCATCATCCTGCTAGAGGACGTGGATGCAGCCTTCGTCAGCCGGGAGCTGCTTACCACAGAGA ATCCGCTGGCCTATCAAGGCATGGGAAGACTCACTTTCAGTGgacttctgaatgctctggatgGAGTGGCATCTTCAGAGGCCCGAATTGTGTTCATGACAACTAATTTCATTGAGAG CTTGATCCAGCTCTTGTGCGACCTGGCCGTGTGGATCTGA